From the genome of Sporomusa sphaeroides DSM 2875:
TGCAGTGCGCGATGCATTTCGTAAGTTAAGCCCGCGCACACAAATGCGGAATCCGGTCATGCTGATCGTGTATATCGGGGCGATTATCACCACATGGTTTACGGTACGTGATTTTATGCAGGGAGACGGTCAGTCGACCTTCTTTACCTTGCAAATCACACTGTGGTTATGGTTTACAGTTTTGTTTGCTAATTTCGCCGAAGCGGTTGCCGAAGGACGGGGAAAGGCGCAGGCTAATGCCTTGCGCAGCAGCCGTCGCCGGACGAAGGCCAAGAAAGTCAACGGCAGCGAGAAGATCTTGGTAGATGCGGTCGAACTGCGTAAGGGGGACATTGTGCTTGTGGAAGCCGGGGATTTCATTCCCGGCGACGGCGAAATCATCGAAGGGATGGCATCGGTCGATGAAAGCGCTGTAACTGGAGAATCGGCGCCGGTCATTCGTGAATCAGGCGGCGATAAATCTTCGGTCACTGGCGGAACCCGGGTGTTGTCTGACTGGATTAAAATCCAGATTACGGCCAATCCCGGCGAAACATTTCTTGATAGGATGATTTCCCTGGTAGAAGGGGCGAAACGGCAAAAAACACCTAACGAGATTGCCCTGACAATTTTGCTGATTGGCTTGACCATTATCTTTCTGTTTGCCGTAGCTACGCTGGCACCCTTTGGCATATATTCCGAGATCAATATACCGGTGGCAGTCTTAATTGCCTTGCTGGTCTGCTTGATTCCCACAACCATTGGTGGGTTGCTTTCGGCCATTGGCATTGCCGGTATGGACCGGCTGCTAAAACGGAACGTGCTGGCCATGTCCGGTCGGGCTGTAGAGGCAGCAGGTGATGTGGATGCACTGCTGCTGGATAAAACCGGCACCATTACGCTTGGTAACCGGATGGCGACTGAGTTTATCCCGGTTCCCGGCATTAGTCCGGAACAACTGGCCGATGCGGCGCAACTGGCCTCGTTGGCTGATGAAACACCGGAAGGCCGGAGCATCGTTATCTTGGCTAAAGAAAAGTACAATCTGCGGGAACGGAACTTAACGGCGATGGAAGCCGAGTTTGTTCCCTTCACGGCGCAGACCCGGATGAGCGGTGTGAACGTAACTGGCCGGGAAATCCGCAAAGGTGCGGTGGATGCCATCAAAAAATATACGCAAGGGCAGGAGGGAGCATTCCCTGATGCGGTTGAAAAAGCTTGTGAGACAATTGCCAAGAGCGGCGGGACACCTCTTGTCGTGGCGGAAGGCGCACACGTGCTTGGTGCCATTCACCTGAAAGATATTGTGAAAGGCGGTATTAAGGAACGATTTCGCGATCTCAGGCAGATGGGAATCAAAACCATCATGATTACCGGTGATAATCCGCTGACTGCTGCCGCGATTGCTGCCGAGGCCGGAGTGGATGATTTCCTGGCTGAAGCAACGCCGGAAGATAAATTACGGTTAATACGCCAGTATCAAGAACAGGGGATGCTGGTTGCCATGACCGGTGACGGCACCAACGATGCACCGGCATTGGCCCAGGCTGATGTGGGGGTAGCCATGAACAGCGGCACGCAGGCCGCCAAAGAAGCTGGTAATATGGTTGATCTTGATAGTAATCCCACCAAGCTGATTGAAGTGGTGGAAATCGGCAAGCAGCTTTTAATTACCCGTGGCTCCCTGACCACATTCAGTGTGGCCAATGATATCGCCAAATATTTTGCGATCATTCCGGCTATGTTTACCGGAGCGTTTCCGGTGCTAAACGTCTTCAATGTCATGGCCCTGTCTACTCCGGAAAGTGCAATTCTAAGTGCCGTTATCTTTAACGCCTTAGTTATCATCACCTTGATCCCGCTGGCTTTGCGGGGAGTACAATACCGGCCGGTAGGAGCCGAAATCCTGCTCAGACGTAACCTGCTGATTTATGGTGTAGGAGGAATCTTGGCTCCCTTTATTGGGATTAAGCTGATCGACTTGATTATTGTAGCACTTGGACTGGTTTAGCAATGACGGCAAGGTAAAGAGAATGGTTCCAGAATGAAAGGAAAGGGTGGTGAACAAAAATGTTTCGACAAATTATCAGTGCGGCAGTCCTCTTTGTCGCGCTAACCATGATAACCGGTTTTGTTTATCCTCTAGTGATGACGGGCTTGTCACAGGTAGTTTTTCCTGATCAAGCTAACGGGTCGATGATCGTTCGTGACGGAGTACCGATCGGTTCCAGATTAATTGGTCAAATTTTTACCAGTCCCGGCTATTTCCATAGCCGGCCATCGGCGGCTGGCAAGGATGGCTATGACGGGGCCAGTTCCTCCGGTTCCAACCTGGGGCCAACCAATCAGAAACTGGCGGATACGGTGAAGGGTAATGTGCAAAAAGTACGGGAAGAAAACGACTTGCCTGCAGGGACTGCGGTACCTTCTGACTTAGTGCTGGCCTCGGGGAGCGGCCTTGATCCCCACATCACACCTGATGCTGCTTATGCCCAGGCGCAGCGGGTTGCCAGGGAGCGTGGGCTAAGTCCTGATGTGGTGCGACAACTGGTGAAGCAGCATGTGGAAGGAAGGCAATGGGGCATTTTGGGCGAACCCCGTGTCAATGTGCTGGAATTGAATTTGGCACTTGATGCCTGGCAAGTATCCCATTCTCGTTAAAATTAATCGAAATGATAGAGAATAAATGGAGTGTAGTGTTTACGTGGATAAAGGAAAAAACATTCTCTTCTTATTAACACCGAAAGCCATGGTTGCATTTCTTTACGATCACTGTTCCCTGCGGCAAGGACTGGAAAAAATGAGGTTTCATGGCTATACGGCCATACCTGTTATATCAAAGGATGGAACTTATATCGGAACCGTCAGTGAAGGCAATTTCTTATGGCATCTAGTGGATAGTGGTGTGTATACCATGAAATTACAGGAAGAGTATTCGATTCTGGATATAATTCGAAGCGGTTGGAATCCTGCGATTAAGATTGATACTACCATGGATGAATTACTTCTGCGCGTTATGGATCAAAATTTTGTTCCGGTAGTTGATGACCGGGAAAAATTTATGGGGATTATAACGCGTAAAGATGTAATTAAGTATTATCACAGTGCACTGGGACCCAATACGCCTTGATTTTAAGTAACAGTTCAACCATCTCTGGTTGGGATAACAAAACGTACCTTTAGGGCGCGTTTTTGTTATTTGGATACAGCAGGTCGCCTTCAATTAATCGTAGTTGTACTACCAACCGTACAACTACGCGGCGAAAAAGCTCTGTGACGGTCTGTAATGAAATCCAGTATTATCAAGCAGTCATGAGGTTTTGAAAACGAAGAATGACACTAAAAATTGACTCTCAATTAGTAGGTTCGATTCCTACGTGGGTCATTAATGAATCAAGGCTTCCGAGCAATCGGAAGCCTTTTCAACAGAAATCACAATTATTCAAATAAATAACTGGTCATTGATAAACCTCCCAAAGTACAGGACTCGTTGTAAATGGAGAGCCTGTCCGTGGCTTCCGACGCGCCCAACACATAAAGCAACGGGTAAAAGTGATCGGGGTAGTAAAACGCCAGTTCGGCTGATTTACCGGCAGATGTATAATTAATTACGTCCTGATATTCTCTGGCAAGTATTTTATCCCTGATATATCCATCAAATTCGACTGCCCAGGAGTACCCGCCATCCATTTTCCAGTCCACTTTAGAAAGATTATGCACAACATTGCCGCTGGCGAAGAGTAATACCCCTTTTTCTCTCAGATCCCGTAAGTTCCGGCCAATCTGAAAATGAACTTCCGCACTTGCATTGCCGTCTATGCTTAGCTGATAAACGGGAATATCCGCCTCCGGATACATTTTACAAAGTACTGACCAGGTACCATGATCAATTCCCCAGCTATTGTCAAACTCAACTTTACCTTGGATTAATTGTTTCGTAATCTTCGCCAGTTCCGGTGCACCCGGAACATTATACGAAACTTTATATAATTCGTCAGGAAAGCCGTACATATCATATACGGTTCTTGGCTTTTCCGCGTCATTAACTTTACTGCCTTGCGTATACCAATGGGCGGAGATTGACAAAATTGCTGATGGTCTCGGTATTTTACCGGCGATTTCCTGCCAGCCTTTTGTATATTTATTGTCTTCAATCGCATTTAGCGGCGATCCATGCCCGACAAACAGCAAGGGAAACTTGGTTACATTTGTCATAATGTATATCTCCTCTCCAGAAAACGGTTTTATTAAATCATGTCAATAATATATCATCATCCTGCAATTATTGATATTTTCATTATATTCTCTGCAATTCATCTTGTCCATTGTGATTTGGCAATAACGTTAACCATGGCTTTCTACCTGGTGACTTTAACTCTGCTTTGCATTCGCGCGGCGGAGATTGCTGCTGGCAATTCCTCCTAATATGATGGCAACTCCCAGCCACTGCGGCCAGCTTACCTGTTCTGCCAGCACGAGCGAAGACATCATAACGGCCACAGGCAGTTCAGAGGCCGTCAGGATGGTACCGAGTCCTGAGCCAACATGGGGCATGCCAATAGAGAACAACAGCGGCGGCAGAACAACCCCAAACACGCCAAGTAACAATCCATAAGGAATCAAGCCTGTTAACACCGTAACATCAAACAAAAATGTTGGGGGAAATACGATAAAGACAGTTATGGCAGCCCCTGTAGCAAGCAGCGCGCTTTTTAACATCGGGGGAGTTTTCTTTTCAACAGAGCCGCTCAGGAAAATGAACGCGGCAAAGGTTAATGCGGCCAACATGCCCCATAGGGTGCCTTGCCAGGAGAGAGCCGCGCGTTCCTGAAACAGAATATTGGCGGCTAAAACAGAACCAATCAGCAGGATTGCAATGGAAATGAGCTTTATGAGTGCTGGCCGTTTTTTCTGCAACACCCACTCAAACAATGTACCGATCCACACAAATTGAAACAAAAAAATAATAGCCAGCGAGGCATCCAGGGTTTGCAGAGACTGGAAATAAAATATGCCTGTTAAGCCGGAGGGAATTCCTGATAACAGCAGCTTTACCGTTTGCTTGCCTGTTAACTTTTGCTTTTTCGTAAATAAAACAACCAGCCACGCCAGCACCGTCCCGAAAAAATACTGTCCCCCGGTTACTGCATTCACGGTGAACCCTGTAGCATAGGCCAGCTTAACAAAGGTCGATAATATCCCATAACAGCAGCCTCCCAGGAAAACAATGAGAGCATAATGCCAGAATTTCATAACAAAGCCTCCTTTTTTGTATGCAAAAAAGC
Proteins encoded in this window:
- the kdpB gene encoding potassium-transporting ATPase subunit KdpB; the encoded protein is MGMNTTRGSFNKEILGTAVRDAFRKLSPRTQMRNPVMLIVYIGAIITTWFTVRDFMQGDGQSTFFTLQITLWLWFTVLFANFAEAVAEGRGKAQANALRSSRRRTKAKKVNGSEKILVDAVELRKGDIVLVEAGDFIPGDGEIIEGMASVDESAVTGESAPVIRESGGDKSSVTGGTRVLSDWIKIQITANPGETFLDRMISLVEGAKRQKTPNEIALTILLIGLTIIFLFAVATLAPFGIYSEINIPVAVLIALLVCLIPTTIGGLLSAIGIAGMDRLLKRNVLAMSGRAVEAAGDVDALLLDKTGTITLGNRMATEFIPVPGISPEQLADAAQLASLADETPEGRSIVILAKEKYNLRERNLTAMEAEFVPFTAQTRMSGVNVTGREIRKGAVDAIKKYTQGQEGAFPDAVEKACETIAKSGGTPLVVAEGAHVLGAIHLKDIVKGGIKERFRDLRQMGIKTIMITGDNPLTAAAIAAEAGVDDFLAEATPEDKLRLIRQYQEQGMLVAMTGDGTNDAPALAQADVGVAMNSGTQAAKEAGNMVDLDSNPTKLIEVVEIGKQLLITRGSLTTFSVANDIAKYFAIIPAMFTGAFPVLNVFNVMALSTPESAILSAVIFNALVIITLIPLALRGVQYRPVGAEILLRRNLLIYGVGGILAPFIGIKLIDLIIVALGLV
- the kdpC gene encoding potassium-transporting ATPase subunit KdpC — its product is MFRQIISAAVLFVALTMITGFVYPLVMTGLSQVVFPDQANGSMIVRDGVPIGSRLIGQIFTSPGYFHSRPSAAGKDGYDGASSSGSNLGPTNQKLADTVKGNVQKVREENDLPAGTAVPSDLVLASGSGLDPHITPDAAYAQAQRVARERGLSPDVVRQLVKQHVEGRQWGILGEPRVNVLELNLALDAWQVSHSR
- a CDS encoding CBS domain-containing protein: MDKGKNILFLLTPKAMVAFLYDHCSLRQGLEKMRFHGYTAIPVISKDGTYIGTVSEGNFLWHLVDSGVYTMKLQEEYSILDIIRSGWNPAIKIDTTMDELLLRVMDQNFVPVVDDREKFMGIITRKDVIKYYHSALGPNTP
- the ygiD gene encoding 4,5-DOPA dioxygenase extradiol; the protein is MTNVTKFPLLFVGHGSPLNAIEDNKYTKGWQEIAGKIPRPSAILSISAHWYTQGSKVNDAEKPRTVYDMYGFPDELYKVSYNVPGAPELAKITKQLIQGKVEFDNSWGIDHGTWSVLCKMYPEADIPVYQLSIDGNASAEVHFQIGRNLRDLREKGVLLFASGNVVHNLSKVDWKMDGGYSWAVEFDGYIRDKILAREYQDVINYTSAGKSAELAFYYPDHFYPLLYVLGASEATDRLSIYNESCTLGGLSMTSYLFE
- a CDS encoding EamA family transporter, coding for MKFWHYALIVFLGGCCYGILSTFVKLAYATGFTVNAVTGGQYFFGTVLAWLVVLFTKKQKLTGKQTVKLLLSGIPSGLTGIFYFQSLQTLDASLAIIFLFQFVWIGTLFEWVLQKKRPALIKLISIAILLIGSVLAANILFQERAALSWQGTLWGMLAALTFAAFIFLSGSVEKKTPPMLKSALLATGAAITVFIVFPPTFLFDVTVLTGLIPYGLLLGVFGVVLPPLLFSIGMPHVGSGLGTILTASELPVAVMMSSLVLAEQVSWPQWLGVAIILGGIASSNLRRANAKQS